Genomic segment of Cytobacillus suaedae:
CTTCAAAGATATATTTACCATAAAACGTACATAAGAGAATATACAAATCTAGAATCATAAAGGGGAGAGTGGAATGACGAAAACCATTGGCTTTATTGGCTGTGGAAAAATGGCCCAAGCAATGATTGAAGGTATGATTGCTTCGGGTCTTGTGAAACCAGACCAAATTTTGGCTAGTGCAAAAACAAAGAGTACATTGCAGCATGCATCAAACGAGTTTGGTATACAAATGACCACAGATAACGTAGAGGTAGCAAGAAAAGCTAACTTCCTATTTCTAGCCGTAAAGCCCAATCTATATGGAGAGATCATTGAAGAAATAAAACAAGAGGTCCAAACAAACACGATTGTCATAACCATTGCCGCTGGGATTAGCTTAGATTATATGAAAGAAGCTTTTGGAAGAGACATTAAGGTAGTACGTTCAATGCCAAACACTCCGTCACTGGTTGGTGAAGGAATGAGTGCCCTTTGTAAAAATAACAACGTCACCGACGAGGATATAGCTGAGGTAATTTCACTATTTGAAAGCTTCGGTAAGGCGGAGGTTATGGAAGAAAAACTGATGGATGCCATTCCAGCAGTAAGTGGATCCTCACCAGCGTATGTTTACTTGTTCATTGAGGCATTAGCAGATGGAGCCGTTTTACAAGGGATACCAAGGGATAAGGCTTATCGACTTGCTTCACAAGCAGTACTTGGCGCGGCAAAAATGGTTCTAGAAACAGGTCAACATCCTGCCGAACTTAAGGATGCTGTTTGTACACCTGGTGGAGCAACGATTGAAGCCATTGCGACATTAGAGAAGAATAAATTTAGGGGAACCATTTTATCTGCGATGGAGAGTTGTACGAATAAATCAAAAGCATTATCTGGTAAATAAGTCGGCTATTGTGCCGGCTTTTTTTATTTGATCAATTCCATGTCGATTCCTCACCTGGTTATTGTCTTTAATTGACGAAAACTCCTTCTGTTATAACCGAAACATGACCAAGCAAGCTAACGTCAAACTTCATGAATAGAAAAAACATCCTAGTCTCTACCGTTTACGTATGTAATTTTTAGGTAGTTACATAGGCATAAAAAATCGATACTTTAATACATTTATTTAGGTATTGTTCACCAGAAGAATGTATTTTACGGGGGAATGGAATTGAAGAAAATCGTAACATTGTTAGGTAGTGTAGCATTATTATCTGTTGGAATTGTTTTGACAATACCGAGTATTACTTCTGCTCTAGATAATAAAGCAGAAGCAGAGAATCACATCTATGAAGCAAGCAATCATTTAACGAAACACACTGCCTTTAAAGAGAGAGAAAAAATTGAGATTGATTACAGTTTAGTAGACCCGCGCGATAATAGTTTTGTAATGGACTTGGATTCCCTAAGGGATGAGTCCGTTGACTATGAAGCTCAGGTAAGAAAACTAGTTAGTGAATTAGCACAGAAATACGACCAACCTATGATACCGAGAAAACTAAATGATCAGGGTGAGATACTTCCCGGTCAAAGCCGCGTGGTATTAGATGAATCTGAACTTCTAACAAGACTCCTTCAAGAACCTACTTTATTTGGAAAAAACATTGAACTACCTCTAACTGAAGACGCACCTAATGTTACAACCGAATCTATCCAAGGAATTGAGAGCCATGTAATTAGCAGTTACACAACTTCGTTCAACCCTAATGTGAAGGGGAGAACTACTAATATAGCTTTATCAGCCGCAGAAATAAATGATATTGTACTAGGACCTGGAGATCGCTTTTATTTCAACACAATCGTTGGTAATGCCACAAAAGATAAAGGATATCAGCTAGCACCTGTCATAATTAATAAGCAGTATTCAGAGGATTATGGTGGTGGGGTTTGTCAAACATCATCAACCCTTTATAATGCAGTTGATCAGGCTGGACTTGAAATTTTAGAACTTCATCACCATTCAAAAGAAGTAGGCTATGTACCATTAGGACGTGATGCGACCATTGCCTATGGAGGAAAAGACTTTAAGTTTATGAATAATAAAGAATATCCAGTCTTAATTAGAACAATTATAGATCAACAAGCAGGTACTCTTGAAGTCCAAGTCCGAGCGGGCGTTCAAGAGGTTGCTAGTAATTAAAAAGAGGGTGGCAGGTTAATCCTGTCACCCATTGTTATTTAAATTGTTGGACCGACATATTTTGATTGGGGCCTGAAAATCCGGTTATTCTCAGCTTGCTCAAGCAAATGTGAAGTCCATCCAACAACCCTACTAGCTGTGAAGGTTGGAGTGAATAATTCAGCGGGCATATTAACAGCTCTCATAACTGCTGCTGCATAAAATTCAACATTTGTATAGAGCTTACGGCCTGGTTTATATTCATCCAATAAACGTATAGACATTTCTTCAACATGCAGGGCCAAATCTAACCAGGGATCCTTACCTGAAAGTTCTTGTGAAACCTGCTTTAAAGCGACCGATCTAGGATCATGTGTTTTATAGATTCGATGTCCAAAGCCCATAATTTTTTCCTTATTTTCAAGTCTATCACGTAGCCAATGTTCAGCTTGGTCGATCGTTCCGATAGAATCCAACATAGCCATTACTTCACTCGGTGCCCCACCATGAAGAGGCCCTTTCATTGAACCAATTGCCCCAGTAATGGCAGAGATAAGATCAGTTTCAGTTGATAATACGGCTCTAGCGGAAAAAGTAGAAGCATTCATCCCGTGCTCTAATGTAAGAATCATATAGGTGCTTAATGCTTTAATATGAGTATGTGAGGGGATTTCCCCATTTAACATATACAAGTAGTTAGACACATGGTCTAACGTGTTATTTGGTTCATGGAAGATGGAACCATTTATGCTGTGGTGTCTATATGCAATGATTGTAGGTATGATCGCAATTACTTGTATTGCTTGATTAATGTCTGGTTTCCAACCAAACGATGAATCTCCTAAGGAAGACATTGCAGTTCGTAAAACACTCATCATTTCAGTATCTTTCGGTAACAGATTTATGATTGAAATGATATGATCCGGTATATCTCGAAGTTCTTTCAGTTTTGATGAAAATTGTTCAAGTTCTATTTCAGTAGGA
This window contains:
- a CDS encoding citrate synthase/methylcitrate synthase, whose amino-acid sequence is MPSVTGLEGVIAAETAISLVDGENGRLLYRGYEAKDLAIRYSFEEVAYLLLYGSLPTEIELEQFSSKLKELRDIPDHIISIINLLPKDTEMMSVLRTAMSSLGDSSFGWKPDINQAIQVIAIIPTIIAYRHHSINGSIFHEPNNTLDHVSNYLYMLNGEIPSHTHIKALSTYMILTLEHGMNASTFSARAVLSTETDLISAITGAIGSMKGPLHGGAPSEVMAMLDSIGTIDQAEHWLRDRLENKEKIMGFGHRIYKTHDPRSVALKQVSQELSGKDPWLDLALHVEEMSIRLLDEYKPGRKLYTNVEFYAAAVMRAVNMPAELFTPTFTASRVVGWTSHLLEQAENNRIFRPQSKYVGPTI
- the proC gene encoding pyrroline-5-carboxylate reductase, encoding MTKTIGFIGCGKMAQAMIEGMIASGLVKPDQILASAKTKSTLQHASNEFGIQMTTDNVEVARKANFLFLAVKPNLYGEIIEEIKQEVQTNTIVITIAAGISLDYMKEAFGRDIKVVRSMPNTPSLVGEGMSALCKNNNVTDEDIAEVISLFESFGKAEVMEEKLMDAIPAVSGSSPAYVYLFIEALADGAVLQGIPRDKAYRLASQAVLGAAKMVLETGQHPAELKDAVCTPGGATIEAIATLEKNKFRGTILSAMESCTNKSKALSGK
- a CDS encoding VanW family protein — translated: MKKIVTLLGSVALLSVGIVLTIPSITSALDNKAEAENHIYEASNHLTKHTAFKEREKIEIDYSLVDPRDNSFVMDLDSLRDESVDYEAQVRKLVSELAQKYDQPMIPRKLNDQGEILPGQSRVVLDESELLTRLLQEPTLFGKNIELPLTEDAPNVTTESIQGIESHVISSYTTSFNPNVKGRTTNIALSAAEINDIVLGPGDRFYFNTIVGNATKDKGYQLAPVIINKQYSEDYGGGVCQTSSTLYNAVDQAGLEILELHHHSKEVGYVPLGRDATIAYGGKDFKFMNNKEYPVLIRTIIDQQAGTLEVQVRAGVQEVASN